One Vespa crabro chromosome 4, iyVesCrab1.2, whole genome shotgun sequence DNA segment encodes these proteins:
- the LOC124423715 gene encoding uncharacterized protein DDB_G0287625-like, with translation NNNNNNNNNNNNNNNNNNNKNNNNNNNNNNNTNNNNNNRNYNNNNNNNNNNYNDNNNKYNNNNYNNNNNNYNNNNDNNNNNNNNTNNNNNNNNNNNNNINNNNNNNNNIYDNDKNDNNNNNNNNNKKNNNNKINNNNNNNNNNNNNNNNNNNNNNNNNNNNNNNINNN, from the coding sequence aataataataataataacaataataacaataataacaataataataataataataataaaaataacaataacaataacaataataataataacactaacaataacaataacaatagaaactataataacaataataacaataacaataataattacaatgacaataacaataaatacaataacaataattacaataataacaataataactataacaacaataatgacaataacaacaataataacaataacactaacaataacaataataataataataataataataataatattaacaataacaataataataataataatatatatgataatgataagaacgataacaataataataacaataataataataaaaaaaacaataacaataaaattaataataataacaataacaataacaataacaataacaataataataataataacaataataacaataataataataataataataacaacaatatcaataacaat